TGTTGTAATTCTCGTTGAGATAATCCGCGAAAAGCTCTTCGTTGAGATTTCCTGCACCTCTGCCCATACCGAAAACACATGCGTCGATGAGGATATCGCGTTTGAGACCCAGTTCCACGAGGGATTCTGCGTTTCCGCGAGCCTGTTGAAGATTGTTATGGGAATGATATCCGAGACAGACTCCATCGGCGAGTACATGATCCACCAAGTACACCATACGCATGAAATCCTTACGTTTGAGCAGACCGAGCGAATCCACGATGTACACCGAATGCGGTTTGAGCGTATTGAATTTACGGACCGCATGCCCCAACTCATCATCGCTGTAGGTATCGGTACTTACCAGCTGGATCATGACCCCATATCCTAGCTTGGTGATTTCCCGAGCATATTCGTAACCGAGGTCGATTTTATCCTGTTTGAATATAACACGAATCAGGTCGATTCCGCCGGGCTGATAAGGCTTGATGCGCTCGAGCGGGACAGGTTTACTCATGTCGACCATGCCCACGTATTTCGTGTTCTTGGAGCGGGGTTTAGGAATGACAGAATTGATACTGTCTGTATCAGGGAACAGCGTAGAGTCTGGATCGGGCGAATCTCCTTTGATAAATCCTATCTCGATGTATTCGATTCCAGATGTCTCAAGTTTCCTGAGAATGTAATCAATAGATTCTCTCCCGAATTTCCAATTGTTGATGTACCCTCCATCCCGAAGTGTACAATCGAGAAGATTTATTGAATCCATGTACTGAGTCGATGTTGGTTGCAATATAAAATATGAGGGGGTTAACAACAATGTTGCCATTTGAAGAAATATTTCAAAACTACTTCTGGGAATCATTGTATTGACTCGATACGTATCCAATTGTTATGTTTGTTAAGGTTTCATGGTTTTCATTCAAGCGAGTATAGTATTCACTCGTCATATGGTTGGGAAGTACAATGTGCGGTAGTGCACTTATTTATAAAACTAACCATCTGCCAGAATTATGATTACTGTTTTGCGTGACGCATGGATTGTTACCCAGAACGCCAAGCGTGATGTTCTTAAAGGAGATGTTGTGGTCGACGGAGAGAGGATCGTCTCCGTCGGGCCCAAGTTCAACGGCACCGCCGACAGGGAAATCAACTGCTCCGGCGACATCGTCATGCCCGGCATGGTCAACACCCACACCCACATCGCCATGACCGTGATGAAAGGTGTCGTTGACGACCTTCTCTTCCCTGATTTCCTTGCCAAGACATTCAAGATAGATGCAGATCGTTCGGATGAGGATCTTTTGTTGGGAACAAAACTCGGATGCATGGAGATGATGCTCTCCGGCACCACCACCTTCGTTGACTTCTACTATTCTGAGGATGTCATCGCCAAGGCCACCCAGGAAGCGGGGCTCAGGGGAGTCTGCTGCTGGTGCTGCCTCGACGAGGACAAGACCACCCAGAAGGGCAACCCCGTCCAGAACTGTAAGAACTTCTACCACAAGTTCAAGAACGAGAGGAAGATTGTCCCCGGAGTATCGCTCCAGGGGGTCTACGTGTGCAACGAAGACACCTGTGTCGAAGCCAACGCATTCTCGGAGGAAGTGAATTGTCCCATAACTATGCACCTTTCCGAGACTGAGGGAGAAGTGGAAAACCACTTCAAACAGACTGGCAAGAGACCCGGAAAATGGCTCTCCGACATTGGAGTGCTCAGCAACAGGATGATCACCGCTCACTCGGCATATCTCGATGCTGAAGAGATTGCACTCATGGGCAAGGCAGGTATGTCCATATCTTCCTGCCCCGTGTCCAACATGAAACTTGCCACCGGGGGAGTTGCACCTATACCCGAGTTCAAGAATGCGGGAGTCAACATTTCTCTTGGAACCGATGGCAGTACTACCAACAACACCCTTGACATGATTGCTGAGATGAGGTCTCTGGGTCTTCTTCAGAAAGCCAGTCACAAGGACCCCACAATCCTTCCTGCACAGGAGCTGCTAGACATAGTCACCATCAACGGTGCCAAGGCCATCGGCATGCAGGATTCCCTCGGTTCTATCGAAGTGGGCAAGTTCGCCGATCTCGTGGTCATCGACGGAAAGGCACCCAACATGAGGCCCCTCCTGTCCGAGAACATCATCGCCAACATGGCCTACTCCATGTGCAACGCGAATGTCAAGACCGTGATGTGCCAGGGTGACCTCGTCGTCGAGGACAGGAACCTCCTGACCATGGACAAGGACGCGCTCCTCGCACAGTCCGAGGATGCCTTTAGGGCCCTGTGCCTAAGATGAATACTTAATGAGGGAGAATATAGGGGATACTATGGACGAACTCGTCAAGAAAGGAAGCATGCGTCTCCACTGGGCCTACGAGCATATGCCCGTGATCCAGGAGATCGACAAGAAGTTCAGGAAGGAGCAGCCCCTCGCCGGTCTGAAGATCGGAATGGCCCTCCATACCGAGGCCAAGACCGGAATGCTGGCAGTCACCCTCGCCAACGCCGGTGCAGAGATAAGGCTCGCCAGCTGCAACCCCCTGTCCACCGACGATTCGGTGGCAGCTGCTCTCCGCGAGGAGTTCGGTCTGAAAGTTTATGCTAAGAAATTCGAGAGCGACGAGGAATACTATGCGAACCTCAACGCAGTGCTCGACATGAAGCCCGACTTCGTCATCGACGACGGAGCGGACCTCATCACCATGGCCCACACCTCCAGGAGGGAAGTACTCTCCAACATCAAAGGCGGTAATGAAGAGACCACCACTGGTATCGTTAGGCTCAAGGCCATGGCCGCCGACAAGAAGCTCGAGTTCCCCGTGATGGACGTCAACGACTCCAAGATGAAGTACCTCTTCGACAACAGGTACGGAACCGGGCAGTCCGTCTTCGACGGATGGATGAACGCCACCAACCTCATCGTCGCAGGTAAGAGGGTAGTCGTCGCAGGTTACGGATGGTGCGGAAAGGGAGTAGCCATGAGGTCCAAGGGACTCGGTGCACTCGTAACCGTTACCGAAGTCGATCCTGTCAAGGCCATCGAGGCCCGCATGGACGGATTCGACGTCATGCCCATGTCCGAGGCTGTGAAGACCGCAGACATCGTCCTCACCGTTACCGGATGCAAGGACATCGTTACCAAGAAGGACTTTATGAACATGAAGGACGGATGTGTCCTCGGCAACGCCGGACACTTCGACAACGAGATCTCCAAGAAGGACCTCAACGAGCTCGCAGTTTCTAAGGAACAGGTCAGGGATTTCATCGACTGCTACACCATGAAAGATGGCAGGAAATTCTACCTCATCGGAGAGGGCAGGCTCATGAACCTCGCCGCAGGTCAGGGACACCCCGCCGAGATCATGGATACCAGCTTCTCCACCCAGGCCATGGCCATCGTCTACATGGTCGAGAACCACGATAAGCTGAAGAACAACGTCATCCCCGTCCCCGACGAGATCGACGACGAACTGGCAAGGATCAAGCTCCGCACCCTCGGAATAAGCATCGACAAACTGACCGAGGAGCAGTACAACTACATCCACAGCTGGCAGGAAGGAACCTGAACGGTTGAATATGCAACAATTAGTACCCTGATAGTTCATCAGGGTAAACTCTCAGTGAGATTGGGAAGATCCAATCTCACTGAGAAGAATCCATTTTTACTGTTTTGAATCGTTTGTTCAAGATCATTAGGAATAATGATTGTGTCTTAGGACTATGCAACCTATCGAGAATATGTGCGTATGAAATCTGAATCCACATGTCTGGATTATCCATCTATTGGTAAAAAATGCCGTATTTGATATGTGGCATATTATAACATATTATTACATTGATTGCATGTTCCATACAAAATATTTCTTTACAGTATGAGATATAACTGCAGATTGTCCATCCAATAGCCACCAAAGTTTTATCATCCATCTAAACATCCTGTCGCTGATGATTTTCGAGTGCAGGAGAAGATTGGAAGATGCGTATCGTAGCTATCCTGCGGTAACGACGTTCGTTACGATCTCCGCTCTGGCACTCATCGTTCTCATCCTTTCCACGCTTGTCACGCACGGGCAGATGCTGTATTGGACCCTGGATTTCAATCCGAAGAGCTACCTCTTCGGGGATCATTTCGACAGTGTGAGTACGGGAGTCGATGACCCCTACTCCAAATGGCTGGTGATCTATCCTCCGTTCATCACAAGCGTCTATGCCTTCCTAGGGTGGCTGACCTCGGATTTCGAGGACGGAACAGGTATCAATCATGCACAGGCACTGGCCGATTCCAATCTCCCGGTCATAGTGTTCATAATATTCATGATCGTGAGCATCTATATCTTCCGCAGGATAATGCACAGGGTACTTTCCGAGAGTTACTCCTTCAGTATGACCGAATGGATATTCCTGGCGATCCTTTTTTCAATCCCTGTCCTTTATGCAATCCAGAGGGGCAACTGCATCTTCTATGCCATAGACTGCATCATGCTGTTCCTGTTGGGATACCGTTCCGAGAAGAAGGCCATACGCTATCTCTCCTATGCGGCGATCATCATAGCTGTGAACATCAAGCTGTATCCGGCACTGTTCATGCTGCTGATGCTCCGCGAGCGTCAGGGGAAGGAGTTCCTGCTGTGTGCGGCAGCGGCTCTCCTGCTGTTCTTCCTCCCGTTGTATCTCTACGGCAGCAGCCCTGGGGCCTACCTGCACCATCTTTTCGAGTACTCCTCCCCGACGGAAAGCTGCGGGAGCTTCATCGGGATGCGCCAGTGGATCGCCGGCATAGGACAGGAGTTTTTCGGCAGCAGCCTCAACATGGTAGGACTTGTATTCTGTCTTGCGATCCTGGCGGTTTCGGCGATGCTCATACTCTTTGACAGGGACATGCCGTTCTGGCAGATGCTGACCATCCTGGGGAGCAACATGGCAATCGGAATCGGGGTGTCCACCCTGTACGGCTTCCTTTATCTCCTGCCGGCGCTGATATTCCTGCTGGCACAGTACGACAGATGGGATTTGGAAACGAAGTACGCCACGGTGCTGCTGGCCCTGATCTTCGCGTCGTTCCCTCCGGTTCCCGTGTTCAAGAGTGTCTGTACCTTCGTGCTGCTGATGTTGATGCTGGTTCTCAGCATTAGGCGCATTACTGTAGAAAAAACCAGGGTGGAAATCTCAGTATCCAGTTGAATATAGGATATTATTTGCAGGATATTGCTATTTAAAGTAGCATAATTAGTTTTCGAATCGATAAATCGCCAACTTGTTTTGGAGAGTATCGAATAGGTAATTACTCGGGGGCTTGTCCCCGAGCATATTAAAAACAATCAATCCCAGAGTTTCCAGGGTGCTTTGCCGGACTCCCAGATAGCTTCGAGATTCTGTTTGTCACGGAGGGTGTCCATGCACTGCCAGAAACCGGGGTGCTTGTAGGCCATGAGCTGACCTTCGGAACTGAGCTTTTCAAGAGGTTCCTTTTCGAAAGTCGTCTCGTCTCCGGAGATATAGTCAATGACCTTCGGATCTATTACCATGAATCCTCCGTTGATCCAATTGGTCTTGGATTCGGTTTTCTCTCCGAAGTGGGCGATTTTGTCTCCCTCAAGATCGAGCACTCCGAAGCGACCTGCGGGATGGACTGCGGTGAGGGTTGCCAGTTTACCGTGTTCTTTATGGAAGGCGATTAGTTTCTGTATGTCGACATCTGAAACTCCGTCACCGTAAGTCAGGAGGAACGGTTCGTCGTCGAGGTATCTTTTGATTCTCTTAATCCTGCCGCCGGTCATGGTGTTGAGGCCGGTGTCCACGACTGTAATCTTCCACTTCTCTGAAGTGGTGGAATGAACGATGGTCTTGTCTCCGTCGGTGAAATCGAAAGTGATATCGCTGCGGTGTAGGAAGTAATCAGCAAAGTACTCCTTGATGATGTGCTGTTTGTAACCGGCGCAGATGATGAATTCGTTGATTCCCTGGCTATGGAATAATTTAAGGATGTGCCAGAGGATTGGGTAGCCTCCGATTTCAATCATGGGTTTCGGTTTGAGGTGGCTTTCTTCGGAGATACGTGTACCGAATCCGCCTGCCAGAATGACAGCTTTCATAGGGGCAGGTAGGTATAATGCCTATTTATTCCTTTATTAAGAAGATGTTTGGGTATGAACAATGTACATGTATTTAGGTGACCATCAAGGCGTATTTAGTTCGGGGGATTATTACAGAATAGATTCTGCCAAAACTTTTCTGAAGAATAGATTTCTCTTTTGTTGTGATACTCTTTTTTCAACTTTGGAAATAGTTTCATTGCTTTTCTTTTGAGAAATGTTATGTGGATTGCATAATGGATTGCTTTGGGTGCGCTACGTTTTGCGAGGAACCCTCTCTCGACATTTATTTTGTAGAGGACCTTTCCTACCCGGTAGAAGTGGGCGGAGTCCATGTCGAATGGTGTTGTTTCGATGTCGCCGACCGATCTCCTGAAGATTCCGTTGAGCGACCTTCTGCGTCTGGAGAACTCTTCCGCAGGGATGGAGCAGGCGGGGGAGAGCCTCTGCCTGAGGATGTTCAGATCCTGCAGTTCCGGTCTCTCCGCGGGATGCATCCCGTCCCTGCACTGCATGAACACATGTTCCGGACCTCTGAGGAAATCCTCCATGCCGAGGATCATCTGCCGGCAGGAAAGGTAGCGGTAGGAGCAGGCCTCGGTGGCCATTTCGTCGAAGAATTTGTCTAAGATGGAGATGTCCGGGTCGGCGGAGCAGCAGAGCGCTGTCAGACGGTTGCGCACATAGTAGTAGTAATTGGCTGGGCTATAATCGCTGGTGTAGGTCGGGTGTTTCACGTACACTTTGGGGATTGTGACTATCTCTGCTTTGAGTCTGAGGCCGTACTCGACGTCGTCCTCGCGGACGAACATTGGGAGGGGGAGGCCGTGCTCCCTCACCAGGGAGACGGGCACGCAGAAGTAGGTCCAGTTTGCAAAGTCAATGTGCTCATGCTTGTTAAGTGCCAGGAGTCCTTCTCCTTTAGTGATGTCGGCACCGTGCTTGAGGGGGATGAGGTTTCCGTCGGAGACCTGTGCACCCGCTTCGTAGACTATGTTAGGATTGTGGGAATCGAGCATTATGCCGCTGACGCAGATATCCTTCTTCTCGGGAGGGAGGCGAGAGAGGTACTCGATGGTTCTTCTGATTGCGTCGGCTTCCACTTCGGCGTCGTCGTCGTTGAGGAGAATGTGTGTCGCATCTGTCTTCAGGGATTCGATCATGCCCCGGGCGAAGCCGGCGCTGCCGCCGTAGTTGGGGGAATGGAGGATTCTGAGATACGGTTCGTTCTTCTCCGGGAGAGTGCCTCCGTTGTCGATGACGATGATCCGGTAGGATTCGGAGAGGAGGGGTTTCAGGTGATCTATCTTTAGGTATGCGGTCTCCTCGCGGTGGAAGGTGCAGATGACATGTGCCAGTATCACCTTGGGATAGGCTTTCTCTTCGGAGGGGACGTCTTCGTTCATGGTATTAATAATAGTCAAGTATTCTTACCCTTCTAGGTTCAGTTCTCTGTAGAGGTCGAGCGCACGCTTGACCGCTTTGTCCATATCATAATACTTGTAATCGCCGAGCCTGCCGAGGAAGTGCATATTGGGATACTTCTCCCTGGCGAGTTCGAGATATCTGTTGTAGAGCTCGGCGTTCTCCTCGGAGGGTACGGGGTAGTAGCGGTCGTTCTTCCCGGGGACAAAGTCCTCGGAGTACTCCTTGGCAATCACGGTCCTGGGGGATCTGTCGCCGAGGTAGTACTTGTATTCGTGGATGCGGGTGAAGTCGTAGTTGTTGGGGTAGTTGACGACGGCGCCGGACTGGTAGTGTTCTCTGTCGTAGGCCTCCAGTTCGAAGTGCACGCTGCGGTACGGTAGCTGACCGAACTGGTAATCCATGAGTTCGTCGACGGCGCCGGTGAAGAAGACCTCGTCGTACCGGGAGAAGTCGTATCCTTTGGCGTCGGTGTTCAGTTTAACGGTAATGTTGGGCCTGTCGAGCAACCTCTCTATCATGGCGGTGTAGCCTTCGAGAGGTATGCCCTGATAGGTGTTCTGGAAGTAGCGGTCGTCCCTGGAGAGGTAGACTGGGACGCGGGCGGTGACGGCGCCGTCGATCTGGGAGGGGTCCTTTCCCCATTGCTTTTCGGTGTAATGTAAGAAGACGTTCTCGTAGATGTATTGGGTGAGGAAGCGGAGATCCTCGTCGTCCTGTTCCATAAAGTCCTTGATGGGGATCTTGGTGCCATAGTTGAATTTGGAGAGGAGTTTCTGCTCAAGTTTCGAGGCGAGGGCTTCGGGGAAGGCGGCGTGTATTGAATTCAGATTGAACGGTAGATGGACTTCTTTGCCATCGATGACGGCGACCACTTTGTGAATATAATCGTTGAATCCGGTGAATTGGATTAGATAGTTCCAGACGTCTTCGTTGGAGGTGTGGAATATGTGCGATCCGTATCTGTGGATCATGATGCTGTTCTCGTCACGGTAGTCGTAGCAGTTGCCTGCGATGTGGTCACGGCGATCGATAACTGTAATTCTGGTGTCTGTATTCGAGGAATACAGATTGGAAATTACGGCACCGGATATTCCTGCGCCAATGACCAGAATCTCCTCCATACGTGGGTATGGGGACAGAAGTTTATATTAGTGAGTGGGCCCGCCCGGATTTGAACCGGGGTCAAGAACTCCCGAAGCTCCAAGGATACCAAGCTACCCCACGGGCCCATCTGATTCCCCGATTCTCTCATCAGTATAAAATGTGTCGTTTACAGCTTTTAAGGCATTATTAAAATAGGTAGCGGTACTACCTTGTGTAATGAAGGGAATTATCCTTGCGGCCGGCAAAGGGACGAGATTATATCCGGCCTCGAAACACATTTCAAAGATTTTGTTGCCCGTGTATGACAAGCCTATGATTTATTATCCTCTTACCACTCTGATGAGTGCGGGAATTAGAGACATTATGATTATAGTGTCCAAAGAGGACAAAGCATATTTTAAGAAGTTGCTTGGTGACGGAAAACAATTCGGCATTTCTATTAAATACGCTATACAGAAGACTCAGAAAGGTATAGCCGATGCGCTTCTCGTGGGGGAGAAATTCATTGACGGAGATATGGTCGCTCTTGTACTCGGCGATAATGTGTTTCATGGGGAGGAGATGTATGAGCACCTGGCCCAAGCGATGGCTGAGTCCGATGGGGCTACTGTTTTCTGCAAACAGGTCGAGGATCCGCGGGCATTTGGTGTTGCGGAAATAGATAATGAAGGCAAAGTTCTCAGTCTTGAAGAAAAACCTTCTAATCCTAAGTCGGACTGGGCTGTGACTGGACTGTACGTTTATGATAAAAACGCGTGTAAATTGGCAAAAACACTTAGCCCTTCTGCCAGAGGAGAACTGGAAATAACTGATTTGAATAAGAGATATATGGAAAAAGGCTTACTGAAAACTCAACTACTAGAAGAGGGTGTGATTTGGGCAGATACGGGTACATTTGAATCATTGTTGGATGCTTCAATTGTAATTCATACTATAGAAAAGACTGGGAGAGAAATGGTAGGTTGTCCCGAAGAAGTTGCATTACAACGCGGATTTATTACTAAGCGGCAACTTTCAGAATGGATTGCAAAATCTAGTGGTAATTCATATTACGACTATCTCAATGTTTTATTACAAAAAGAGTAATGTGGTTGCAATAATGTAGATTCGTGCGTTATAATCTCCATATATAGCATTGAGGAGTTATTTAAAAAAGCCCAAATTGTATAAAATTACGATGTGGGGTTTTGTGTATGCCTGTGTATAGAGGAGAGTTCGGAAGGCGGGTGTAGTGCCATATTTAAAAAAATATGGATGCTGAAGGTTCAGCCTGCGATTCCGCATCTCAAAATGACCTGATGGTCCAATCTTCATATGAATAATGACGTACGCAACATTCTATAATTATCTAAAATCGTCGATAAAGTTTATGATAAAACAACCTTATTCGCACATGAAGAATTGACGGATACAATATTTGTATTTACAAAACGATAGAGTAGTGATGTCCCATGAGGTCGGTTATTGTTACAGGCGCGAACGGATTTGTAGGCAGTGCTTTAATCAAGCAACTCTTAAACAAGGGGATTCAAGTTTGTGCGATAGTGAATAAAAACACATATCGGCTCGATATAATTGATAACTTAACAATTATTCAGTGTAGTTTGTCTGAATTATCTGATTTATTGCAAAAATGTCCCAAAAAGGAATATGATACGTTTTATCATTTTGCATGGGAAGGTTCAGCAGGTCCTGAAAGAACTAATTATGAATTGCAGCTATTAAATGCCAAATATACTTTAGACGCAATTAAAATTGCTAAAGAACTTGGTTGCTCTCGTTTTGTTGTAGCTGGTACCATAATGGAGCACGAAACAATAGCTGCAACATACAAACCCGATAATAAACCTGGTTTACCGTACATTTATGGTGCGGGAAAAACTGTTACACATCTTATGGCCGCCCCATATGCCTCATCATTAGGTATTGATTTGATCTGGGCGGAGATAACTAATACTTATGGCCCTGGAGAAATTAGTCCAAGATTGGTTAACACCACGTTAAAAAAATGTATAAAGGGTATTTCCCCAGAATTCACAGCGGGAACACAAAACTACGATTTTGTATATATTGATGATATGGCAAGGGCGTTCTATCTGATCGGAAAAAACGGTAAACCGTTTCGTAGTTATTTAATAGGTAGTTCTAACGCTCGTCCATTGAAAGAATTTCTTTTGGAAATGAAAAATGCGGTGGCACCCAATATAGAATTTAAGTTTGGAGATGTACCTTTTTCAGGGGTAGATTTGCCACTATCCCAATTTGATACGTCGATGACTTTTGAAGACACCGGTTTCAAAGCTAAAATCTCATTTGGGGAAGGTTGTAAACGTACTTATAAATGGTTACAAAAAATGGAGGATATCAATGATTCAAAAATTTGAATTCCAGTCTACCAAAATTAAAGATCTGTACAAAATAAAAATATTTCATGCCGATGACAACAGAGGTGGGTTTTCTAAAGATTACTCAAAAGAAATATTCGAAAGTCAAGGTATTGATCACCAACTTCAAGAAGTATTTTACACGAATAGTTACAAAGGAGTAATCCGGGCCTTACACTTTCAACGCGTTAAACAACAACCCAAATTAGTTCGCTGCATTTATGGGCATGTATGGGATGTCGTTGTTGATTTGAGAAAAGAAAGTCCCACATACATGCAATGGCAATCATTTGATTTGTATGGTAACGTTTACGAAGAAATTCTAGTAC
The sequence above is a segment of the methanogenic archaeon ISO4-H5 genome. Coding sequences within it:
- a CDS encoding Amidohydrolase family protein, encoding MITVLRDAWIVTQNAKRDVLKGDVVVDGERIVSVGPKFNGTADREINCSGDIVMPGMVNTHTHIAMTVMKGVVDDLLFPDFLAKTFKIDADRSDEDLLLGTKLGCMEMMLSGTTTFVDFYYSEDVIAKATQEAGLRGVCCWCCLDEDKTTQKGNPVQNCKNFYHKFKNERKIVPGVSLQGVYVCNEDTCVEANAFSEEVNCPITMHLSETEGEVENHFKQTGKRPGKWLSDIGVLSNRMITAHSAYLDAEEIALMGKAGMSISSCPVSNMKLATGGVAPIPEFKNAGVNISLGTDGSTTNNTLDMIAEMRSLGLLQKASHKDPTILPAQELLDIVTINGAKAIGMQDSLGSIEVGKFADLVVIDGKAPNMRPLLSENIIANMAYSMCNANVKTVMCQGDLVVEDRNLLTMDKDALLAQSEDAFRALCLR
- a CDS encoding S-adenosyl-L-homocysteine hydrolase AhcY1 codes for the protein MDELVKKGSMRLHWAYEHMPVIQEIDKKFRKEQPLAGLKIGMALHTEAKTGMLAVTLANAGAEIRLASCNPLSTDDSVAAALREEFGLKVYAKKFESDEEYYANLNAVLDMKPDFVIDDGADLITMAHTSRREVLSNIKGGNEETTTGIVRLKAMAADKKLEFPVMDVNDSKMKYLFDNRYGTGQSVFDGWMNATNLIVAGKRVVVAGYGWCGKGVAMRSKGLGALVTVTEVDPVKAIEARMDGFDVMPMSEAVKTADIVLTVTGCKDIVTKKDFMNMKDGCVLGNAGHFDNEISKKDLNELAVSKEQVRDFIDCYTMKDGRKFYLIGEGRLMNLAAGQGHPAEIMDTSFSTQAMAIVYMVENHDKLKNNVIPVPDEIDDELARIKLRTLGISIDKLTEEQYNYIHSWQEGT
- a CDS encoding transmembrane protein, which gives rise to MIFECRRRLEDAYRSYPAVTTFVTISALALIVLILSTLVTHGQMLYWTLDFNPKSYLFGDHFDSVSTGVDDPYSKWLVIYPPFITSVYAFLGWLTSDFEDGTGINHAQALADSNLPVIVFIIFMIVSIYIFRRIMHRVLSESYSFSMTEWIFLAILFSIPVLYAIQRGNCIFYAIDCIMLFLLGYRSEKKAIRYLSYAAIIIAVNIKLYPALFMLLMLRERQGKEFLLCAAAALLLFFLPLYLYGSSPGAYLHHLFEYSSPTESCGSFIGMRQWIAGIGQEFFGSSLNMVGLVFCLAILAVSAMLILFDRDMPFWQMLTILGSNMAIGIGVSTLYGFLYLLPALIFLLAQYDRWDLETKYATVLLALIFASFPPVPVFKSVCTFVLLMLMLVLSIRRITVEKTRVEISVSS
- a CDS encoding glucose-1-phosphate cytidylyltransferase RfbF, which gives rise to MKAVILAGGFGTRISEESHLKPKPMIEIGGYPILWHILKLFHSQGINEFIICAGYKQHIIKEYFADYFLHRSDITFDFTDGDKTIVHSTTSEKWKITVVDTGLNTMTGGRIKRIKRYLDDEPFLLTYGDGVSDVDIQKLIAFHKEHGKLATLTAVHPAGRFGVLDLEGDKIAHFGEKTESKTNWINGGFMVIDPKVIDYISGDETTFEKEPLEKLSSEGQLMAYKHPGFWQCMDTLRDKQNLEAIWESGKAPWKLWD
- a CDS encoding glycosyl transferase GT2 family, whose amino-acid sequence is MNEDVPSEEKAYPKVILAHVICTFHREETAYLKIDHLKPLLSESYRIIVIDNGGTLPEKNEPYLRILHSPNYGGSAGFARGMIESLKTDATHILLNDDDAEVEADAIRRTIEYLSRLPPEKKDICVSGIMLDSHNPNIVYEAGAQVSDGNLIPLKHGADITKGEGLLALNKHEHIDFANWTYFCVPVSLVREHGLPLPMFVREDDVEYGLRLKAEIVTIPKVYVKHPTYTSDYSPANYYYYVRNRLTALCCSADPDISILDKFFDEMATEACSYRYLSCRQMILGMEDFLRGPEHVFMQCRDGMHPAERPELQDLNILRQRLSPACSIPAEEFSRRRRSLNGIFRRSVGDIETTPFDMDSAHFYRVGKVLYKINVERGFLAKRSAPKAIHYAIHITFLKRKAMKLFPKLKKEYHNKREIYSSEKFWQNLFCNNPPN
- a CDS encoding UDP-galactopyranose mutase Glf; this encodes MEEILVIGAGISGAVISNLYSSNTDTRITVIDRRDHIAGNCYDYRDENSIMIHRYGSHIFHTSNEDVWNYLIQFTGFNDYIHKVVAVIDGKEVHLPFNLNSIHAAFPEALASKLEQKLLSKFNYGTKIPIKDFMEQDDEDLRFLTQYIYENVFLHYTEKQWGKDPSQIDGAVTARVPVYLSRDDRYFQNTYQGIPLEGYTAMIERLLDRPNITVKLNTDAKGYDFSRYDEVFFTGAVDELMDYQFGQLPYRSVHFELEAYDREHYQSGAVVNYPNNYDFTRIHEYKYYLGDRSPRTVIAKEYSEDFVPGKNDRYYPVPSEENAELYNRYLELAREKYPNMHFLGRLGDYKYYDMDKAVKRALDLYRELNLEG
- a CDS encoding glucose-1-phosphate thymidylyltransferase RfbA; translation: MKGIILAAGKGTRLYPASKHISKILLPVYDKPMIYYPLTTLMSAGIRDIMIIVSKEDKAYFKKLLGDGKQFGISIKYAIQKTQKGIADALLVGEKFIDGDMVALVLGDNVFHGEEMYEHLAQAMAESDGATVFCKQVEDPRAFGVAEIDNEGKVLSLEEKPSNPKSDWAVTGLYVYDKNACKLAKTLSPSARGELEITDLNKRYMEKGLLKTQLLEEGVIWADTGTFESLLDASIVIHTIEKTGREMVGCPEEVALQRGFITKRQLSEWIAKSSGNSYYDYLNVLLQKE
- a CDS encoding dTDP-glucose 4,6-dehydratase RfbB codes for the protein MRSVIVTGANGFVGSALIKQLLNKGIQVCAIVNKNTYRLDIIDNLTIIQCSLSELSDLLQKCPKKEYDTFYHFAWEGSAGPERTNYELQLLNAKYTLDAIKIAKELGCSRFVVAGTIMEHETIAATYKPDNKPGLPYIYGAGKTVTHLMAAPYASSLGIDLIWAEITNTYGPGEISPRLVNTTLKKCIKGISPEFTAGTQNYDFVYIDDMARAFYLIGKNGKPFRSYLIGSSNARPLKEFLLEMKNAVAPNIEFKFGDVPFSGVDLPLSQFDTSMTFEDTGFKAKISFGEGCKRTYKWLQKMEDINDSKI
- a CDS encoding dTDP-4-dehydrorhamnose 3,5-epimerase RfbC, yielding MIQKFEFQSTKIKDLYKIKIFHADDNRGGFSKDYSKEIFESQGIDHQLQEVFYTNSYKGVIRALHFQRVKQQPKLVRCIYGHVWDVVVDLRKESPTYMQWQSFDLYGNVYEEILVPGGCAHGYLVLEESIVSYKCSEKFYGEFDDGIIWNDRDIGVDWPLSLIGGEENLILAEKDMKLQTFKEFTDKYGGLNF